A single genomic interval of Brevibacillus brevis harbors:
- a CDS encoding deoxynucleoside kinase: MKSILITVEGPIGIGKTSLSRELSRACNLQLLEEIVYENPFLGKFYENIAEWSFQLEMFFLCNRYKQLQDIHSKFLNQGISVVSDYNIFKNTIFAKRTLQGDNLPKYLKIYDILTEDLPQAHLVIYMTASIETVMKRIAMRDREMERSMDVTYMENLIADYNEFMEAFEKHHPDTPVIKFDCDDLDFVHRPEDLKVVLDRIAPRIQELMGQEG, translated from the coding sequence ATGAAGTCCATATTGATTACCGTTGAGGGACCTATTGGTATTGGGAAAACCTCTTTATCGCGGGAACTAAGCCGTGCATGCAACTTGCAACTACTGGAAGAGATCGTCTACGAAAACCCGTTCCTGGGTAAATTTTATGAAAATATTGCCGAATGGAGCTTTCAACTCGAGATGTTTTTCCTCTGCAATCGTTACAAGCAGTTGCAGGATATTCATTCAAAGTTCCTGAATCAAGGTATTTCCGTTGTTTCTGATTACAATATTTTCAAAAATACGATTTTTGCCAAACGGACGTTACAAGGAGATAACCTGCCAAAGTACCTCAAAATTTATGATATCCTAACAGAGGATTTGCCTCAGGCCCATTTGGTGATCTACATGACAGCTTCGATTGAGACCGTGATGAAGCGGATTGCGATGCGCGATCGCGAAATGGAGCGCAGCATGGATGTCACCTATATGGAGAACCTGATTGCTGATTACAACGAGTTTATGGAAGCATTTGAAAAACATCATCCGGATACGCCTGTCATCAAATTCGATTGTGACGATTTGGATTTCGTACATAGACCAGAAGATTTGAAGGTTGTACTGGATCGGATTGCACCACGGATTCAAGAGTTGATGGGACAAGAAGGTTAG
- a CDS encoding sigma-70 family RNA polymerase sigma factor, producing MNLEQLVSRAKNGDDDAFFQLVSLHKEQLYKIAYAFLRNETDALEAIQEATCRSYLKLARLKQPAYFRTWLTRILIHICLDEQKRRKRIILDPMEDDVESRASIPMDDQNVERIQIEEALARLSPNYRHIIILKYFEDRTIRDIAEVLGHPEGTIKTWLHKALGALRKDLGKGW from the coding sequence GTGAATCTGGAACAGCTCGTTTCACGCGCAAAAAATGGGGATGATGATGCCTTTTTTCAACTCGTCAGCCTTCATAAAGAACAACTGTATAAAATCGCCTACGCCTTTCTTCGTAATGAGACAGATGCATTGGAAGCTATTCAGGAAGCGACGTGCCGTTCCTATCTCAAGCTGGCACGCTTAAAACAGCCTGCGTATTTTCGTACTTGGCTGACGCGCATCCTTATTCATATTTGTCTGGATGAACAAAAGCGCCGAAAACGGATCATCTTGGACCCCATGGAAGATGACGTCGAAAGTCGTGCAAGTATTCCTATGGACGACCAAAATGTCGAGCGTATTCAAATCGAAGAGGCTCTCGCTCGTCTCAGTCCGAATTATCGCCACATTATTATTTTGAAATATTTTGAAGATCGAACGATACGCGATATTGCAGAAGTACTCGGTCATCCGGAAGGTACTATCAAAACATGGCTACACAAGGCTTTGGGTGCACTCCGCAAAGATCTCGGGAAAGGCTGGTGA
- the splB gene encoding spore photoproduct lyase codes for MGTTLLERSEKKEQKGSKLFVPDYIFVEPHALNYPLGQELYRRFQKEGIPMQMTTSHNQVRGIPGDTEVEKYRNAKRTLVIGVRKTLKFETSKPSAEYAIPLATGCAAHCHYCYLNTNIGTKPYVRVYVNTDEILAQAEKYIQERPGEITRFEAACTSDPVSIEHLTGNLKRAIEFMGQQEFGRLRFVTKFHHVDSLLDAKHNKHTRFRFSMNADYVIKNFEPGTSSFHQRLEAAGKVAKAGYPLGFILAPLYWFDGWEAGYTDLLERLRSQLVPEAMEDLTFELIQHRFTKIAKNLILQRYPKTKLEMKEEERKYKWGKYGKGKYVYPDIQAKALQAHLESEIARLFPQARVEYFT; via the coding sequence ATGGGAACGACCCTTTTGGAAAGATCGGAAAAGAAGGAGCAGAAAGGTAGCAAGCTGTTTGTTCCGGATTATATTTTCGTCGAGCCACATGCATTGAATTATCCACTTGGTCAAGAACTGTATCGGCGTTTTCAAAAGGAAGGTATTCCGATGCAGATGACGACCAGCCATAATCAGGTCCGAGGCATCCCTGGGGATACAGAAGTGGAGAAGTATCGCAATGCGAAGCGGACGTTGGTCATTGGTGTACGCAAAACATTGAAGTTCGAGACCTCCAAGCCTTCCGCAGAATATGCCATTCCATTGGCTACGGGATGTGCTGCCCACTGTCATTATTGCTATTTGAACACAAACATCGGGACAAAGCCGTACGTGCGGGTGTACGTTAATACAGACGAGATTCTTGCGCAAGCCGAGAAGTATATCCAAGAACGCCCGGGTGAGATTACGCGTTTTGAGGCAGCTTGTACATCCGATCCGGTTAGCATTGAGCATCTTACGGGCAATCTGAAACGAGCGATTGAGTTTATGGGCCAGCAGGAGTTTGGGCGGTTGCGCTTCGTGACCAAGTTTCACCACGTGGATTCCTTGCTGGATGCCAAGCACAACAAGCATACCCGATTTCGCTTCAGCATGAATGCTGACTATGTCATCAAAAATTTCGAACCAGGCACCTCCAGCTTTCATCAGCGACTGGAGGCAGCAGGGAAGGTAGCGAAAGCTGGTTATCCGCTTGGCTTTATTTTAGCGCCTTTGTATTGGTTTGACGGATGGGAAGCGGGGTATACCGATTTGCTGGAAAGGCTACGTTCGCAGTTGGTTCCCGAAGCGATGGAGGATTTGACGTTCGAGCTGATCCAACATCGTTTTACCAAGATTGCGAAAAACTTGATCCTCCAGCGCTATCCGAAAACAAAGCTGGAGATGAAGGAAGAAGAGCGCAAGTACAAATGGGGCAAATACGGGAAAGGGAAGTATGTCTATCCCGATATCCAAGCAAAGGCTTTGCAGGCCCATTTGGAAAGTGAAATTGCCCGACTGTTTCCTCAGGCTCGTGTTGAATATTTTACGTAA